In a single window of the Gossypium hirsutum isolate 1008001.06 chromosome D02, Gossypium_hirsutum_v2.1, whole genome shotgun sequence genome:
- the LOC107909964 gene encoding U-box domain-containing protein 21, translated as MMISSWRRRRAARREGKLQQQRNDNGEIELTVPRDFRCPISLDLMKDPVTLSTGITYDRENIEKWIEAGNFTCPLTNQVLRSLEPIPNHIIRKKIQDWCVENRSYGIERIPTPRVPVTSMEVSDILSKINVACMKQNGKGCRDLVLKIKSLAKESERNKRCFVSNGAGCALSEAFQAFSRESFDENVAVLEEILSALAIMFPLDVEAKGFLGSASAMRCLIWFLSSGDLSRRRNAVLGLRELVSIDERKVNELSDMEGAIEALFKLIKDPICPTSTKASLLVIYKIITSSPTKEKQVKKLVNLGIVSLLLETLVDSERGICEKALGVLDGICNSEEGRQMACNNALSMPVLVKKILRVSNLTTDFSVSILWKLCKKEKTEDDASVILEALQVGAFLKLLLLLQVGCVEETKDKASELLKILNLHRNKMECVDPMDNFKDLKRPF; from the coding sequence ATGATGATTTCTTCCTGGAGGAGGAGAAGAGCTGCCAGGCGTGAAGGGAAATTGCAACAGCAAAGGAACGACAATGGAGAGATTGAGCTTACGGTTCCAAGGGATTTCAGGTGCCCCATATCACTAGACTTGATGAAAGATCCCGTCACTTTGTCTACAGGGATAACCTACGATCGAGAGAACATTGAGAAGTGGATTGAAGCTGGGAATTTCACTTGCCCACTCACCAATCAAGTTCTCAGGAGTCTCGAACCCATTccaaatcatatcataaggaaAAAAATACAAGATTGGTGCGTCGAGAATCGATCCTATGGGATTGAAAGAATCCCCACGCCTCGGGTTCCCGTCACTTCCATGGAGGTTTCCGATATTCTTTCCAAAATCAACGTCGCTTGTATGAAACAAAACGGAAAAGGGTGTCGAGATTTGGTTTTAAAGATCAAGTCGTTGGCAAAAGAGAGCGAACGTAACAAGCGTTGCTTTGTCAGTAATGGGGCAGGCTGCGCTTTATCGGAAGCTTTCCAAGCATTTTCCAGGGAGTCTTTTGATGAAAACGTTGCTGTTTTAGAGGAGATATTGTCAGCTTTGGCGATAATGTTCCCCCTTGATGTAGAGGCCAAAGGTTTCTTAGGATCAGCCTCCGCCATGCGTTGCTTGATATGGTTTCTAAGCAGTGGAGACTTGTCTAGGAGAAGAAACGCAGTTTTGGGCTTAAGAGAGCTTGTTTCAATAGATGAGAGAAAAGTCAACGAGTTGTCAGACATGGAAGGTGCCATTGAAGCATTGTTCAAGCTGATTAAAGACCCAATTTGCCCTACATCAACAAAAGCTTCATTACTCGTCATTTACAAGATAATCACATCATCTCCAACAAAGGAGAAACAAGTGAAAAAGCTAGTAAACTTAGGCATAGTATCGTTGCTGCTAGAAACGTTGGTAGACTCCGAAAGAGGCATATGCGAGAAGGCGTTGGGTGTTCTAGATGGTATATGCAACAGCGAGGAAGGGAGACAGATGGCCTGCAACAATGCCTTAAGCATGCCGGTTTTGGTTAAGAAAATCCTTAGGGTTTCCAATTTAACAACCGACTTTTCGGTCTCCATATTGTGGAAGCTTTGCAAGAAGGAGAAAACCGAAGATGATGCAAGTGTTATACTTGAAGCTCTTCAAGTGGGCGCTTTTCTAAAGCTTTTGCTGCTTTTACAGGTCGGATGTGTTGAGGAAACTAAGGACAAAGCTTCCGAGTTGTTGAAAATATTGAATCTTCatagaaacaaaatggaatgtGTTGATCCAATGGATAATTTCAAGGATCTGAAAAGGCCATTTTGA
- the LOC107887263 gene encoding DNA-directed RNA polymerases I and III subunit RPAC2 isoform X2, with protein MEHGFFTDNSAATFSLTDEDHTIANAVRFTLNQDPRVTFCGYSIPHSSEARVNIRVQTTGGAVFDASQYAFFGNGVLEEVELGGLDDEDEDLPTAGLDEEEFLFDQEEKF; from the exons ATGGAACACGGGTTTTTCACTGATAATAGTGCTGCCACTTTTTCTTTAACTGATGAGGATCATACCATAGCTAACGCTGTTAGATTCACTTTGAATCAAGA CCCAAGGGTTACATTCTGTGGCTACAGTATTCCTCATTCGTCAGAGGCTCGAGTTAATATTAGAGTTCAAACCACTG GAGGTGCAGTATTTGATGCATCACAATATGCATTTTTTGGAAACGGTGTTCTCGAGGAAGTTGAATTGGGGGGGCTAGATGATGAGGATGAGGATTTACCTACAGCTGGACTTGATGAAGAGGAGTTTTTGTTTGATCAAGAGGAG AAGTTTTAG
- the LOC107887263 gene encoding DNA-directed RNA polymerase II subunit RPB11 isoform X1, producing MEHGFFTDNSAATFSLTDEDHTIANAVRFTLNQDPRVTFCGYSIPHSSEARVNIRVQTTGGAVFDASQYAFFGNGVLEEVELGGLDDEDEDLPTAGLDEEEFLFDQEEVNILVSFSFFSCFDCSCKFLQHSTTSDYLIGK from the exons ATGGAACACGGGTTTTTCACTGATAATAGTGCTGCCACTTTTTCTTTAACTGATGAGGATCATACCATAGCTAACGCTGTTAGATTCACTTTGAATCAAGA CCCAAGGGTTACATTCTGTGGCTACAGTATTCCTCATTCGTCAGAGGCTCGAGTTAATATTAGAGTTCAAACCACTG GAGGTGCAGTATTTGATGCATCACAATATGCATTTTTTGGAAACGGTGTTCTCGAGGAAGTTGAATTGGGGGGGCTAGATGATGAGGATGAGGATTTACCTACAGCTGGACTTGATGAAGAGGAGTTTTTGTTTGATCAAGAGGAGGTTAATATTCTTGTTTCTTTCAGTTTTTTTTCCTGTTTCGATTGTTCTTGTAAGTTTCTGCAGCATAGCACAACCAGTGACTATTTGATTGGAAAATAA